The DNA region AAAacaaattgcaataaaaaaaatgataaccaAGTTTGAgagatgaaaacaaattaaagaaggaaaaaattaaaaataattttttcaaataagaaatttGCAATTGAGAGAACTATTAACAAATTTGAAGGGTAAAGAAATTGAAGGGTTGATGTGAATTCTTCAAAGGGTAGTGAGCAAATCGAggtgaataaaaaagaaaagaaaagaaaaactaaacttGCATTAAACCGGACTGAATCACCATGAACACGCTATCCAGGAGGAAAAGAATGATACACGACGAATTAAATAATATGGCATAAGCACAACTACAACCACTAGAGTCAGTTGCATGTGTTGTTCGAAGATAGCTGACGCGTGGTTATCATGCTTTAAcatatactttattttattttattttatcttgaaaaatactaaaatgcttctgattcaagaaaataacataataaaattactactAGACCCCTAAAGTCAAGGCAGACAAAACCATGTGGCATTTAGTTCAGAAATAACAATTGGAAAGATAATTGTTTTCAACAAAGATCACATCAACCTTACACGTTCGATCCTCGGAAGCTGAAATTATAATTGCATTGCCTCCTCCATAACCTGTTACTATATCAGTGACGCGCAAAGTATGCTCTTGAAAGCTATGTTCGTAAAGCTGGCTTGCCTGCTCCATTTGATAATCATCAAATATCCTAACTCATATAGAAAGACTCAATTATACTCAATAATTGGGAGCATCAAATAagcattaacataaaaaaccaaaagagcGTACATGAGAAGTGGCCAAACTCGGACAGATCCATCCTCAGAACCAGAAACCAAAAGAGAATCATCTTCTGTAAAAACCAAGCAAGTGACAGCCCTGTAGTGGGCACGCCATTTCTTAAGTAATCTACCTGTCGCAACCTAAAACCCAAACGACACAAATCAATATCACCAGACCCAAATAACCAACTCTTATACAACTAATTTTAGCTggtcaaaacaaacaaaaaggagattaaaaaccagagagagagcaagaaaacCCACCTCCCAAAAGTAAATATTCCCAGATAAACCACCTCCAACAAGATAAGTGCCTTCACTATTAGCAACAAGCGGCTTTATTGGCTCCTCAGGAAAGCACTTAACCTCCACCTGAGGCTAATCAATGGATGGAAATAAAACATATCAGATTAAACATATTTAGAAGAGTTTTATCAAACAGTTCGTGtgcatattaataaaataagatacCCTAGACCAGGACCAGTAGAGGATGGCGCCTGAAGATGCTTTAGGGTCCTGTAACTGGGAAGAGGCAAGGAAGCGGCGGCCAACTGAAATGAGGCCGTGAGGAGGGGAGGCGCAGGATTTATAGCGAAGGTGTTCGGTTCCTGTTTGGAGGTCCCAGCAACCTATGCCGCCGTCGATTGAGGAGGATGCTATGACAATCTCTTCTTCCATTTTGGTGTTCATTAGGAGGACTGTTAGGGTTTGTTAGTTGTTAGGGTTTTTGGTGCTTGTGGTTTTGTTAATTGTTAGGGTTTTTGGTTGGTAACGGTATGAGTGAACTTCCAGCTTAGTTTGTTAGGCTTCGGCCTTCAAATAGCGGCCCACAATCGACAAACAAATTTAGAAGGCCTGTTTTGCATTGCTTTATTAGTATTTCATTCAGACCTAATAGGCCCAGGTGCTGTAGCTAGAGGTTTTATTTAATCGGGCCTGGGCCTTGCACCACATATTAGGCATAACCCTCCtattagagcatctccaatggaaAATGCCATATTAAAGagctaaatcaagaaaatagctttttgaatagtataaatatagctttttgaATTATATGCATTCCAATGgtaaaagctatttaaaaaagtcatttatattttaatatatttcatgttaaattaattttaatataattatataactaatttagatattttatatataatataattatgatgttattaattatataattaatatgagtaatttataaaagtaatataaaattaatgaagtaatatgaaagttaaaaaaataaaataatttaaaatttaattatatgaatatttttaattttaagttttatatgttattgttaaaaatttaattttttaaaagttttttatgttttcataattttcaagtttttttatgttttttttattatgtttgttatCTTTCAAGTTAATTAATCCTA from Populus alba chromosome 14, ASM523922v2, whole genome shotgun sequence includes:
- the LOC118041616 gene encoding protein ROOT INITIATION DEFECTIVE 3, producing the protein MNTKMEEEIVIASSSIDGGIGCWDLQTGTEHLRYKSCASPPHGLISVGRRFLASSQLQDPKASSGAILYWSWSRPQVEVKCFPEEPIKPLVANSEGTYLVGGGLSGNIYFWEVATGRLLKKWRAHYRAVTCLVFTEDDSLLVSGSEDGSVRVWPLLMIFDDYQMEQASQLYEHSFQEHTLRVTDIVTGYGGGNAIIISASEDRTCKVDVIFVENNYLSNCYF